Sequence from the Corallococcus sp. EGB genome:
GGAAGTCATGCGAAGTGAGTGACACGCGGAGGGGATCCGGGGCGCGCACCCGGGTCCCCTTCGTGCTTCAGGCCTTCGCCCGGCAAGGCGCACGGCCGGCTGGCTGCTTCATCAGGGCAGGCGGACTGTCCTTCGCCGGGTCCCGGCCTCACCTTGGTGGGGATGATGCCAACCCCCCAGGCCGAGCCCCGGGTGCTGCGCGAGAAACACCCCTCCGAGGGCGCGGAGCGCGGCCGGCTGTCGCCCCGGCGCGAGGCGCTGCTCCAGGCGCGCATCAAGGACCTGTCGCTGCGGCTGGGGGGCACGCCCCTGGAGCGCTACATCGCGCAGCTGCACGCGGAGCTGGAGGCGAAGGGCATCTCCTTCAAGCCCCAGTGCTACCTGTCCGACGAGTGGGGCTGTCCGTCAGGGGTGCCCGTCATCGGGCTGCCGTTCTACCTGGCGGATCCGGACCTCCTGTCCATCGAGGCGGAGCTGGGCGGCGGCGCGGAGACGGAAGCCGAAATCCTGATGTACCTGCGCCACGAGGCGGGCCACGCGTTCAACTACGCCTACCGCCTCTACGACACGGACGAATGGCTCCGCGTGTTCGGCGACTACGGCCGGCCCTACCGGGACGACTACAAGCCCCGGCCCTTCTCGCGCCGCTACGTCTTCCACATCTCCGGCTGGTACGCGCAGAAGCACCCCGACGAGGACTTCGCGGAGACCTTCGCGGTGTGGCTCACGCCGGGCAGCGACTGGGCGAAGCGCTACCAGGGCTGGGGCGCGCTCAAGAAGCTCCACTACGTGGACGACATCGCGAAGCGCCTGGGCCGCACGACGCCGCCCGTGCAACTGGCCGAGCCCGACTTCACCACCGAGGAGATGGAGGGCACCGTCCAGGACCACTACCGCCAGCGCGAGCTGGACGAGAAGGTGGACGTGGAGCTGCGAAACGCCTTCGACCACGCGCTGGAGGACATCTTCTGGGGTCCGGGTGAAGCGCCGGTGAGCGCGGCCACGCTGGTGCAGGCCGAGCGCCAGCGGCTGCTCTCCACCGTGGGCCACTACGCGGGCGTGAGCCGGGGCGTCGTGCGCGCGGTCGTGGACCACCTGGCGGAGCGCACCGCCGCGCTGAACCTCACCCTGCACCCGGATGACAGCCGCGAGGCGGCGATGCAGCTCGCGTCGCTCGTCACGGTGCTGGCGATGAACTACCTGCACACCGACCGCTTCTTCGAGGACTGAGGACATGCCCGTGAAGGCCCTCCGCATCGCCATCCTCCATTACCAGGCGAAGGATGATGAGCTGGATCCGGTGGTGAAGCAGGTGGGCGCGGCGCTGCGCGCGGCCGGCCATGAAACCTCGGAGGTGCGCGTGGACGAGAGCGTCTCCGACCTGGTGCGGCAGGTCACCAGCACGCGCGCGGACCTGGTCTTCAACCTCTGTGAGACGTTCGCGGAGGACTACCGGCTGGAGGTCAACGTCGCGGCGGTGCTGGAGCTGGCGCGCGTGCCCTTCACGGGCGCCGGCACGGTGGGGCTGCTGCTCGCGCAGGACAAGGTGCTCACCAAGCAGCTGCTCCAGTTCCACGGCGTGCTCACGCCCCGGTTCGCCACCTTCGACGGCAGGTCGTTCCAGACGAGCGGCGACCTGTCCTTCCCGCTGGTGGTGAAGCCCGCGCGCTCGGACGCGTCCATCGGCCTGGGCGTGGAGAAGGACATGGCGGGGCTCGCGAGGCGGGTGAAGAGGATCCGCGAGGAGCACGACGACGACGCGCTGGCGGAGGAGTTCATCGAGGGCCGCGAGCTGTACGTGGGCGTGGTGGGCGACGCGGCGAGCCCGGAGGTGCTGCCGGTGGTGGAGCTGGACTTCGGCTCCCGGTGGAACCGCAAGCGGATGAAGATCGCCAACCGCGAGGTGAAGTTCGCCCCGGAGACGCCGGGCAGTCCACGCCTGGTCCTGCCCACGGACCTGTCGGACGAGCTGCGCGGACGCATGGAGCGCGCGGCCGTCACGGCGTTCCGCGCGCTCAAGCTGCGCGACTACGCCCGCATCGACTTCCGCGTGTCCAGCCGCACCAACGAACCCTACCTCCTGGAGGTGAACCCCAACCCCTACCTGGAGACCCAGTGCGAAGTGGCCCTGGGGGCGAAGGAGCGCGGCTTGAGCTACGAGGCGCTCGTCCAGCGCATCGTGGACACCGCGGCCCGGCGCCACGGCCTGGGGGTGGGCGTCAGGGCCACGGCTGGTGCGCCCGCGCCGGAGCCGGCCCCCGCCCCGCACTGACGCGGCGCGGGCGTCCGGCGCTCGACTGACGCCCCCGCGGCACCGGGCCCGGATTCCGGTGGCCCGGCCGGGGGCGTTGCTCTATGGGGGAGGCGTGCTCCACCGTCAGTTCCTGGACCATGCGAAGGCCGTGGCCCGCTTCGCGCCCGTGCGGCCTGCGGTGAAGGCGGGCCTCCGGGCCGCGCTCGCGTTCTTCGTCCCCACCCTGGTGGGCACCGCGCTGCACCTGCCCGGGACCCTGTGGCTCGCGATTGGAGGCTTCAACACCTCCTTCGTAGACAAGGGCGGCTCCTACCATGCCCGCTTCCGCGCCATGGGCGGCACGGCGCTGGCGGCGGCGGTGTCCGCGGTGGTGGGCGGTCTGGCGGGGATGCACCCGGCCCTGGCCATTCCCGCCACCCTGCTGTGGGTGACGGCGTTCAGCTTCGCGGGCGTGTACGGCGCCGCGGCGAACATCACCGGCAACATCGGCGCCACCACGTTCGTCATCGCGCTGGCCCTGCCCGCGACCGGCGTCGTGCCCGCGCTGGAGTCCGGCGTCGCGGTGCTGGGGGGCTCCGCGTGGGCCATGCTGCTGTCGCTGGTGCTCTGGCCCATCCGCCCCTACCGGCCCGCGCGCAAGGCGGTGGCGGCGTGCTTCGACGCGGTGGCGGGCTACGCGGAGGGGCTGTCGCGCGCGGTGCAGGGCGCGCGCGAAGACGCGTGGCAGGCGCTCATCCAGGAGCAGCACGGGCGCATCCGCGAGCAACTGGAGCTGGCGCGCACCACGCTCGCGGCCACGCGCCAGGGCCGCGTCGAGCGGGGCCGGGGCGAGCGGCTGCTGGTGCTGCTGGAGGCCGCGGACGCGATGTTCATGGGGCTCGTCGCCCTGGGCGAACAGCTGGAGAGCCTGGGCCCGCCGGTGAGCGGGCCGGTGGGGGATCCGCGCGCGGCGGTGGCCGTGGCGCTCCTGGACTGCGCGAACACGGCGAGGGACCTGGTGCACCTGGTGCAGCAGGAGGGCCGCAGCCGCAGGCCGCAGCCGGAGTGGGACGGGCGCGCCCTCCGCGACGTCGTGGGGGACCTGGACGCGCGAGGCCTCATCACGCGGCTGGAGCGCGCGCGGCTGTCGGACATCGCGCGGCTGCTCACGGAGCTGCGCGAGCGCTCGGACGTGGCGCTGGACACCGCGTGCCGGCTGGCGGGCCCGCTCCCCGAGGCCCCGCCCCCCGCGCGAGAGCTGGCCGAGGAGTCCCACGCGTCCCTGCTGGATCCGGTGCGTGCGCACCTCACGCTGGACTCGGAGGTGCTGCGGCACGCGCTGCGCGCGGGGATCACCACCACGGCGGCGGTGTACGTGGCCAGCGTGTTCCGGCCGAACCACAGCTACTGGGTGACCATCACCGTCCTCACCATCATGCAGCCGTACACCGGGCCCACCTTCCTCAAGGCGCTGCAACGGGTGCTGGGGACGGTGGTGGGCGGCCTGCTGGCCATCGCCGTGTCGTCGTGGCTCCAGAACCCGCACGCGATGCAGGGCCTGTTGTTCTGCACGGCCGCCCTGTGCGTGAGCCTCATCCCGCTCAACTACGGGCTCTACACCATCTTCGCCACGCTCACCTTCGTGCTGCTGGCGGAGATGGGCAGCGGGGACTGGACGCTGGCGCCGGTGCGCATCATCAACACGCTCATCGGCGGCGGGCTGGCGCTCGCGGGCACGTTCTTCCTGTGGCAGCGCTCGGAGGGCCAGCGCTTCCCGGCGCAGATGGCGGATGCGCTGCGCGCGGACCGCGAGTTCTTCGGCGTGCTGGCCCGCTCGTGGCAACGGGGCGGGGCACCGGACCCGACGGCGCTGGCGGAGGCGCGCCGGAAGCTGGGGCTGGCCACCATCAACGCGGAGACGTCCTTCCAGCGGCTGCTCACCGAACCGCGCTGGCGCACGGAGACCGTGGAGCCGCTGATGACGCTGCTCGCCTTCACCCGTCGCTTCGCCGCGGTCTGCACGCTGCTCGCGTCGCGGCGCTCCGTGCCCACGACGCCCGCGGTCCAGGAGGCCCTGTCACGCTTCGCGCGCGCCATGGACGCGAGCATGGAGGACCTGGCGGACTCCGTGCACCACGGCCGCGGCCCCAAGCCCCTGCCCGCCTTCGACGCGCTCATCGGCTGGAACGTTCCCCATCCGGACGCGGCCGGCGCGGCGCTGGGCGCCGAGGCCCCGCTGCTCCAGTCCCAGTTGGAGCGCCTGGCGCGTCAGCTCACCGTGCTGCACACCGCGGCGCTCCGCCGCCTGGACGCCCTGCCCGCCGACACGCGCGACGCACGGCCCTCCCCGGTCAACGGGCCCTGAACGACCGCCGGCGGCGTCCGCCTGGGGGCAGGCGGACGGCTCCAGGGCCGGATCCGTCCGGCGGGCAACACCCGGAGGCGCGCCTGCCACACTCCCGCCAATTATTTTTGAGTGCCGGTGGTTCCATTGGACGGCCGCGCCCCCACTGTAGTCGCTGCACTGCCTGTGAACGCCTCTGACTCCAAGAACGCCCCGGCCCCCCGGCCCGCCGCCACGGTCCTCAACGTCAACGACGACCCTGCGACGCTGTACCTGCTGAGCCTCACGTTGAAGCAGGGCGGCTACCAGGTGATCGAGGCCACGGGAGGACGCGAGGCGCTGAGGCTTGCCCAGGGGCGGCCCGACCTGGTGCTGCTGGACGTGCACATGCCGGACATCGACGGCTATGAGGTCTGCCGCCGCCTGCGCGCGGACGAGGCCACGGGCGACCTGCTCATCGCCCACCTGTCGTCCGTGTCCGTGCAGCGCGAGGACCGCGTGCGGGGGCTCGCGCAGGGCGCGGACGCGTACTGGACGCGCCCGCTGGCGGAGGACGAGCTGCTCGCCAACATCGAAGCGCTCCTGCGCCTGCAGGGGCGCGCCCGGGACGCCGTGCGCGCACGCGACCGCTTCCTGAGCATCGCCGCGCACGAGCTGAAGACGCCCCTCACCGTGCTGCGCCTCAACCTGGAGCGCGCGGTGGAGATGGTGGAGGGCGACGCGAACGCGGGCGGCCCCATGGAGAAGCGCCTCACCCCCGCGGTGCGCCACCTCACCCGGCTGCAGAACCTGGTGGACAACCTGCTGGACGTGTCGCGCCTGTCCACGCAGGGCATGGCGCTGCTCGTGGACACGGTGGACTTCACCCAGCTGGTGCGCGAGCAGGTGGAGCGCTTCCAGGCTCCGGCCCGCAGCGCGAACGTGGCCCTGGACGCGGAGCTGCCGGACGCCCCCGTGCTCCTCTTTGGCGACAGGCGCATGCTGGAGCAGGCCGTGGGCCACCTGTTGTCCAACGCCATCAAGTTCGGCGAGGACCGGCCCGCGAAGGCGCGCCTGTCCATCCACGAGGGCCAGGCGGTGCTCGCCGTGGAGGACCAGGGCGTGGGCATCGCGCCGGAGGACCACGCGCGCATCTTCCGCCGCTTCGAGCGTGTGTCCGCCGGCGGCCGCTTCGAGGGGCTCGGGCTGGGGCTGTTCCTGGCCCAGGAGATCGCCGCCGCGCACGACGGCACCTTGACCGTGAAGAGCGCCCTGGGCCAGGGCGCGTGTTTCGAGCTGAGGCTCCCCTTGCATCGCACCCAGCGGTACTGACGTCTCCAGAGGAGAAGGATTCGTGGCGAACACCGAAGACGCGGACGGGAGCAACAAGTCCGCCGAGGGCAAGAGCCCGGCGAAGCGGCTCATCACCGGCGTGCCCCGGCTGGACTTCATCACCAAGGGCGGCCTCATCCAGGGCTCCTCCTACGCCATCATCGGGCCCCCGGGCTCCGGCAAGACGGTGCTGGCCAACCAGATCGCCTTCCAGCACGTGAAGAACGGCGGCAAGGCGCTCTACGTGACGCTCCTGTCGGAGTCGCACGGGCGCATGCTGGAGAACCTGTCGCAGATGACGTTCTTCGACGACAGCATCATCCCGGACCGGCTCCAGTACCTGAGCGGCTACCGGGACCTGGAGCGCGACGGGCTCAAGGGCCTCCTGGAGCTGCTCCGCAAGAACGCCCAGTCCCACGGCACCACGCTGCTCATCATCGACGGGATGGACGCGGCGAAGGAGTTCGCCCGCTCGGACCTCTCCTTCAAGCGCTTCCTCCAGGACCTGCAGACCTTCAGCAGCATCCTGGGCTGCACCACGCTGCTGCTCTCTCCGCACCATGAAGGGGAGATCCACCCGGAGAACACCGCGGTGGACGGCATCTTCGAGCTGTCGCTGTGGCTGCACGGGCCCCGCGCGGTGCGCGAGCTCATCGCCATCAAGTTCCGCGGAGGGCCGTCGCTGCTGGGCCGCCACGAGGTGGAGATCAGCAACCAGGGCATGGTCATCCACCCGCGCACGGAGGTGCAGTTCGCGCACCCCGCGGCGGAGGGGCGCGAGGACCGCATCCGCATGCCCTTTGGCATCCCCCGCCTGGACGAAGCGCTCCGGGGCGGCGTGCTGTCCGGCTCCACCACGCTGCTGCTGGGCGCGCCCGGCACGGGCAAGACGCTGCTGGGGTTGCACTTCCTCCTCCAGGGCGCGCGCGAGGGCCAGCCGGGCGTCTACTTCGGCTTCTTCGAGACGCCTCCCCGCCTCATCGAGAAGGCGGAGGGCACCGGCATGGGAGA
This genomic interval carries:
- a CDS encoding ATPase domain-containing protein, whose product is MANTEDADGSNKSAEGKSPAKRLITGVPRLDFITKGGLIQGSSYAIIGPPGSGKTVLANQIAFQHVKNGGKALYVTLLSESHGRMLENLSQMTFFDDSIIPDRLQYLSGYRDLERDGLKGLLELLRKNAQSHGTTLLIIDGMDAAKEFARSDLSFKRFLQDLQTFSSILGCTTLLLSPHHEGEIHPENTAVDGIFELSLWLHGPRAVRELIAIKFRGGPSLLGRHEVEISNQGMVIHPRTEVQFAHPAAEGREDRIRMPFGIPRLDEALRGGVLSGSTTLLLGAPGTGKTLLGLHFLLQGAREGQPGVYFGFFETPPRLIEKAEGTGMGDLKKFVDEGLIEIQWQPPLEHNLDSLAERLLERIEERKVDRLRLFIDGVSGFRSAAVYPDRMGRFFSALTHQLRMMDVTTLYSDETPLFSPGVEMPQPEAASTVENVILVRYVELRSQLYRLLSIMKMRESAYDSAIREFSISEEGIQVADTFESAESILTGHARMSGGESSRPGNVKAPLGSRKKQGRQPRAKKKPAAKKAPAGASRRRRS
- a CDS encoding hybrid sensor histidine kinase/response regulator, coding for MNASDSKNAPAPRPAATVLNVNDDPATLYLLSLTLKQGGYQVIEATGGREALRLAQGRPDLVLLDVHMPDIDGYEVCRRLRADEATGDLLIAHLSSVSVQREDRVRGLAQGADAYWTRPLAEDELLANIEALLRLQGRARDAVRARDRFLSIAAHELKTPLTVLRLNLERAVEMVEGDANAGGPMEKRLTPAVRHLTRLQNLVDNLLDVSRLSTQGMALLVDTVDFTQLVREQVERFQAPARSANVALDAELPDAPVLLFGDRRMLEQAVGHLLSNAIKFGEDRPAKARLSIHEGQAVLAVEDQGVGIAPEDHARIFRRFERVSAGGRFEGLGLGLFLAQEIAAAHDGTLTVKSALGQGACFELRLPLHRTQRY
- a CDS encoding ATP-grasp domain-containing protein; its protein translation is MPVKALRIAILHYQAKDDELDPVVKQVGAALRAAGHETSEVRVDESVSDLVRQVTSTRADLVFNLCETFAEDYRLEVNVAAVLELARVPFTGAGTVGLLLAQDKVLTKQLLQFHGVLTPRFATFDGRSFQTSGDLSFPLVVKPARSDASIGLGVEKDMAGLARRVKRIREEHDDDALAEEFIEGRELYVGVVGDAASPEVLPVVELDFGSRWNRKRMKIANREVKFAPETPGSPRLVLPTDLSDELRGRMERAAVTAFRALKLRDYARIDFRVSSRTNEPYLLEVNPNPYLETQCEVALGAKERGLSYEALVQRIVDTAARRHGLGVGVRATAGAPAPEPAPAPH
- a CDS encoding FUSC family protein, with translation MLHRQFLDHAKAVARFAPVRPAVKAGLRAALAFFVPTLVGTALHLPGTLWLAIGGFNTSFVDKGGSYHARFRAMGGTALAAAVSAVVGGLAGMHPALAIPATLLWVTAFSFAGVYGAAANITGNIGATTFVIALALPATGVVPALESGVAVLGGSAWAMLLSLVLWPIRPYRPARKAVAACFDAVAGYAEGLSRAVQGAREDAWQALIQEQHGRIREQLELARTTLAATRQGRVERGRGERLLVLLEAADAMFMGLVALGEQLESLGPPVSGPVGDPRAAVAVALLDCANTARDLVHLVQQEGRSRRPQPEWDGRALRDVVGDLDARGLITRLERARLSDIARLLTELRERSDVALDTACRLAGPLPEAPPPARELAEESHASLLDPVRAHLTLDSEVLRHALRAGITTTAAVYVASVFRPNHSYWVTITVLTIMQPYTGPTFLKALQRVLGTVVGGLLAIAVSSWLQNPHAMQGLLFCTAALCVSLIPLNYGLYTIFATLTFVLLAEMGSGDWTLAPVRIINTLIGGGLALAGTFFLWQRSEGQRFPAQMADALRADREFFGVLARSWQRGGAPDPTALAEARRKLGLATINAETSFQRLLTEPRWRTETVEPLMTLLAFTRRFAAVCTLLASRRSVPTTPAVQEALSRFARAMDASMEDLADSVHHGRGPKPLPAFDALIGWNVPHPDAAGAALGAEAPLLQSQLERLARQLTVLHTAALRRLDALPADTRDARPSPVNGP
- a CDS encoding putative zinc-binding metallopeptidase → MMPTPQAEPRVLREKHPSEGAERGRLSPRREALLQARIKDLSLRLGGTPLERYIAQLHAELEAKGISFKPQCYLSDEWGCPSGVPVIGLPFYLADPDLLSIEAELGGGAETEAEILMYLRHEAGHAFNYAYRLYDTDEWLRVFGDYGRPYRDDYKPRPFSRRYVFHISGWYAQKHPDEDFAETFAVWLTPGSDWAKRYQGWGALKKLHYVDDIAKRLGRTTPPVQLAEPDFTTEEMEGTVQDHYRQRELDEKVDVELRNAFDHALEDIFWGPGEAPVSAATLVQAERQRLLSTVGHYAGVSRGVVRAVVDHLAERTAALNLTLHPDDSREAAMQLASLVTVLAMNYLHTDRFFED